The following are encoded together in the Streptococcus oralis genome:
- a CDS encoding PspC domain-containing protein, with translation MNTKFYKMRRNRMVSGVLAGLSDKWNFDVTLVRFLFAIFTVANFGIGVIIYIILASILPTKEEIEAEMYGTGPRKRKEAQAIEDNDGWFW, from the coding sequence ATGAATACAAAATTTTATAAAATGAGACGAAATCGTATGGTGTCAGGAGTTTTAGCTGGGCTATCAGACAAGTGGAATTTTGATGTAACCCTAGTCCGCTTTCTCTTCGCCATTTTTACCGTAGCAAATTTTGGAATTGGTGTGATTATTTACATCATCCTCGCCTCTATCCTGCCAACTAAGGAAGAAATCGAAGCCGAAATGTACGGAACAGGACCACGCAAACGTAAGGAAGCCCAAGCCATTGAAGACAATGATGGCTGGTTTTGGTGA
- a CDS encoding SprT family protein has protein sequence MKLTEYVQSVSLEDFGRPFIHQAQWNSRLRTTGGRFFPKDGHLDFNPKVYNELGLEVFRKIVRHELCHYHLYFQKKGYRHKDRDFKELLKEVDGLRFVPPLKDQSTYLVYRCQSCQQTYQRKRRIDTKRYRCGVCRGKLVILNRPKD, from the coding sequence ATGAAACTAACTGAGTACGTTCAGTCTGTTTCCCTCGAAGACTTTGGTAGACCTTTTATACACCAAGCCCAGTGGAATTCTCGTCTGCGAACGACAGGTGGGCGATTTTTCCCTAAGGATGGGCATTTGGATTTTAATCCCAAGGTCTATAATGAACTTGGTTTGGAAGTTTTTCGGAAAATCGTGCGCCATGAACTCTGTCACTATCACCTTTATTTTCAGAAAAAAGGATATCGACATAAGGACCGAGATTTTAAAGAACTTTTGAAAGAAGTGGATGGGCTACGCTTTGTCCCCCCTCTGAAAGACCAAAGTACCTACCTAGTTTATCGGTGTCAATCCTGTCAGCAAACTTATCAGCGCAAGCGTAGGATTGATACAAAACGCTATCGCTGTGGCGTCTGCCGTGGCAAACTCGTCATCTTAAATCGGCCTAAGGACTGA
- a CDS encoding bifunctional riboflavin kinase/FAD synthetase: MITTVPIKNEKDIAVPGNTVLVLGYFDGIHKGHQKLFEVASKASMKDYLPVVVMTFTESPKLALQPYQPELMLHIVNHEEREHKMKWHGVEALFLLDFSSKFASLTGQEFFDTYVRALKPAIIVAGFDYTFGSDKKTADDLKDYFDGEIIIVPPVEDEKGKISSTRIRQAILDGDVKEVNHLLGTPLPSRGMVVHGNARGRTIGYPTANLVLRDRTYMPADGVYVVDIEVQRQRYRGMASVGKNVTFDGEEPRFEVNIFDFSDDIYGETVMVYWLDRVRDMVKFDSVEELVDQLQKDEEIARNWKDGE; this comes from the coding sequence ATGATTACAACAGTACCTATTAAGAACGAAAAAGATATTGCAGTACCAGGTAATACAGTCCTTGTACTAGGTTATTTTGATGGCATCCACAAGGGACATCAGAAACTCTTTGAAGTAGCTAGCAAGGCTTCTATGAAGGATTATCTGCCAGTTGTCGTGATGACCTTTACAGAATCGCCAAAACTTGCCTTACAACCTTACCAACCTGAACTCATGCTCCATATCGTCAATCACGAAGAACGGGAGCACAAGATGAAATGGCATGGAGTAGAGGCTCTATTCTTACTCGACTTTAGTAGCAAATTTGCTAGTTTAACGGGTCAAGAATTCTTTGATACTTATGTTAGAGCTTTAAAACCAGCCATTATCGTAGCAGGATTTGATTACACCTTTGGCTCTGATAAGAAAACTGCGGATGACCTGAAGGATTATTTTGATGGAGAGATCATCATTGTTCCTCCGGTCGAAGACGAAAAGGGCAAGATTAGTTCTACACGGATTCGTCAGGCTATTCTTGATGGAGATGTAAAGGAAGTCAATCATCTGCTCGGCACTCCGCTCCCATCTCGCGGAATGGTCGTTCATGGAAATGCTCGTGGGCGTACTATCGGTTATCCAACAGCCAATCTGGTCCTAAGAGACCGAACCTATATGCCGGCAGACGGTGTTTACGTAGTCGATATCGAAGTGCAACGTCAGAGATATCGTGGAATGGCAAGTGTTGGAAAAAATGTTACCTTTGATGGTGAAGAACCACGTTTTGAAGTCAATATTTTCGACTTTTCAGATGATATTTACGGTGAGACAGTCATGGTCTACTGGCTGGACCGTGTCCGCGATATGGTCAAATTCGACTCCGTAGAGGAACTGGTAGACCAACTCCAGAAAGACGAAGAGATTGCTCGAAACTGGAAGGATGGAGAGTGA
- a CDS encoding TIGR03943 family putative permease subunit, whose amino-acid sequence MIRFFILLGYFALTLYLQLSGKLSHYINLHYSYLVYISMILSLLLALVQFYIWIKKINFHSHLESRRARRISILLLSLPLFIGVAFPTVSLDSRTVSAKGYHFPLAEGINTAIQASDGTSSQYLKPDTSTYFSKSAYEKEMRSTADKYLTQPTIQITDDNYMEVMEVLYDYPQEFEGKKIEFTGFVYNDPSHEDSQFLFRFGIIHCIADSGVYGLLTKGNSRQYPDNTWITARGTLTLHYHKELKQKLPTLEVESFTKVDKPENPYVYRVFQ is encoded by the coding sequence ATGATCCGATTTTTCATTTTACTGGGTTATTTTGCCCTAACTCTGTATCTGCAGCTATCTGGCAAGCTCAGTCACTACATCAACCTCCACTATTCCTATCTAGTCTATATCTCCATGATCCTTTCTCTTCTGTTGGCTCTGGTCCAATTCTATATCTGGATCAAGAAAATCAACTTTCACAGTCATTTGGAAAGCCGTCGAGCTAGACGAATCAGCATCCTGTTACTGTCACTACCTCTGTTTATTGGAGTTGCCTTTCCGACAGTAAGTTTGGACTCGAGAACCGTATCTGCTAAGGGATATCATTTCCCACTTGCTGAGGGAATCAACACAGCCATTCAGGCAAGCGATGGAACATCCAGTCAATACCTCAAACCCGATACCAGTACCTATTTTTCCAAATCTGCTTATGAAAAGGAAATGAGGTCTACAGCTGATAAATACCTCACCCAACCAACCATTCAAATTACAGACGATAACTATATGGAGGTCATGGAAGTTCTCTATGACTATCCTCAAGAGTTTGAAGGAAAGAAAATCGAGTTTACAGGCTTCGTCTATAACGATCCTAGCCATGAAGATAGCCAATTCCTCTTTCGCTTTGGGATCATCCACTGTATCGCAGACTCTGGTGTATATGGACTCCTAACTAAGGGAAACTCACGCCAGTATCCTGACAATACCTGGATCACCGCTAGAGGAACCCTGACCCTCCACTATCATAAAGAACTCAAACAAAAACTCCCAACACTAGAGGTTGAGAGTTTCACAAAAGTAGATAAACCAGAAAATCCTTATGTCTATCGCGTGTTTCAATAA
- a CDS encoding Tex family protein, translated as MDKKYEKISQDLGVTLKQIDTVLSLTAEGATIPFIARYRKDMTGSLDEVAIKAIIDLDKSLTNLNDRKEAVLAKIQEQGKLTKELEEAILAAEKLADVEELYLPYKEKRRTKATIAREAGLFPLARLILQDVADLEKEAEKFVCEGFATGQEALAGAVDILVEALSEDVNLRAMTYQEVLRHSKITSQVKDESLDEKQVFQIYYEFSETVGNMQGYRTLALNRGEKLGILKVGFEHATDRILSFFAARFKVKNAYIDEVVQQSVKKKVLPAIERRIRTELTEKAEEGAIQLFSDNLRNLLLVAPLKGRVVLGFDPAFRTGAKLAVVDATGKMLTTQVIYPVKPASARQIEEAKRDLADLIGQYGVEIIAIGNGTASRESEAFVAEVLRDFPEVSYVIVNESGASVYSASELARQEFPELTVEKRSAISIARRLQDPLAELVKIDPKSIGVGQYQHDVSQKKLSESLDFVVDTVVNQVGVNVNTASPALLSHVAGLNKTISENIVKYREEEGKITSRAQIKKVPRLGAKAFEQAAGFLRIPESSNILDNTGVHPENYAAVKELFKRLDIKDLNEEAQNKLKSLSVKEMAQELDLGPETLKDIISDLLKPGRDFRDSFDAPVLRQDVLDIKDLKVGQKLEGVVRNVVDFGAFVDIGIHEDGLIHISHMSRKFIKHPSQVVSVGDLVTVWVKKIDTEREKVNLSLLAPDETN; from the coding sequence ATGGATAAAAAATATGAAAAAATCTCCCAGGATTTGGGTGTAACCTTAAAGCAAATCGATACTGTTCTAAGTCTGACGGCAGAAGGGGCGACAATTCCCTTCATCGCACGTTATCGCAAGGACATGACTGGTAGTCTGGATGAGGTGGCGATTAAGGCCATTATCGACTTGGATAAAAGTCTGACAAATCTCAACGACCGTAAAGAAGCTGTCTTAGCTAAGATTCAAGAACAAGGCAAATTAACCAAGGAATTGGAAGAAGCTATTTTGGCAGCTGAAAAATTAGCAGACGTTGAAGAACTCTATCTTCCTTATAAGGAAAAACGTCGAACCAAGGCAACTATTGCCCGTGAAGCTGGACTCTTTCCTCTTGCTCGCTTGATTTTGCAGGATGTAGCTGACTTGGAGAAAGAAGCTGAGAAGTTTGTCTGTGAAGGATTTGCGACTGGTCAAGAAGCCTTGGCTGGTGCGGTTGATATTTTGGTCGAAGCCTTATCCGAAGATGTCAATCTACGTGCTATGACCTATCAGGAAGTGTTGAGACACTCTAAAATCACTTCGCAGGTCAAGGATGAGAGTCTTGATGAAAAACAAGTTTTTCAGATTTATTACGAATTCTCAGAGACTGTTGGCAATATGCAGGGTTATCGTACCTTGGCGCTCAACCGTGGGGAAAAATTAGGTATTTTGAAGGTTGGTTTTGAACATGCGACGGACCGTATTCTATCTTTCTTTGCTGCTCGTTTCAAGGTGAAAAATGCCTATATAGATGAAGTTGTCCAGCAATCTGTTAAGAAAAAAGTCTTGCCTGCTATCGAGCGCCGTATTCGGACAGAATTAACTGAGAAGGCAGAAGAAGGAGCTATCCAACTCTTTTCTGACAACCTGCGCAATCTCCTCTTGGTTGCTCCGCTGAAAGGGCGCGTGGTTCTAGGATTTGACCCTGCTTTTCGTACAGGTGCCAAGCTTGCTGTCGTAGATGCAACAGGGAAAATGCTGACGACTCAAGTCATTTATCCCGTTAAACCAGCCTCAGCTCGTCAGATTGAAGAAGCCAAGCGAGACTTAGCCGACTTGATCGGTCAGTATGGCGTGGAAATTATTGCCATCGGAAATGGTACTGCAAGCCGTGAAAGTGAAGCCTTTGTAGCGGAAGTTCTGAGAGATTTTCCTGAGGTCAGCTATGTTATTGTCAATGAAAGTGGCGCTTCTGTCTACTCTGCTAGTGAACTTGCTCGTCAGGAGTTTCCAGAATTAACCGTTGAAAAACGATCGGCTATCTCGATCGCTCGTCGTTTGCAAGATCCCCTTGCTGAATTGGTCAAAATCGATCCCAAGTCAATCGGTGTTGGTCAATACCAGCACGATGTCAGTCAGAAGAAGCTGTCTGAAAGTCTGGACTTTGTCGTCGATACCGTAGTCAACCAAGTCGGTGTCAATGTCAATACAGCCAGCCCAGCACTTCTCTCCCATGTAGCTGGACTCAATAAAACTATCTCTGAAAATATCGTAAAATACCGTGAAGAAGAAGGAAAAATCACTTCGCGCGCCCAAATCAAAAAGGTTCCTCGCCTCGGTGCCAAAGCCTTTGAACAGGCTGCCGGTTTCCTCCGTATCCCGGAAAGTAGCAATATACTTGATAATACAGGAGTTCACCCAGAAAATTATGCTGCCGTCAAAGAGCTTTTCAAACGCTTGGATATCAAGGACTTGAATGAAGAAGCACAAAATAAGCTTAAATCCCTTTCAGTCAAGGAGATGGCGCAAGAACTAGATCTTGGCCCAGAAACCCTTAAAGATATCATTTCCGACCTTCTCAAACCAGGTCGAGATTTCCGTGATTCTTTTGATGCACCTGTTCTCCGTCAAGATGTACTGGATATCAAGGACTTAAAAGTCGGCCAGAAGCTAGAAGGTGTGGTGCGTAATGTTGTTGATTTCGGTGCATTCGTTGATATTGGGATTCACGAGGATGGCTTGATCCATATTTCCCACATGAGTCGCAAATTTATCAAACATCCTAGTCAAGTGGTGTCTGTTGGAGATTTGGTAACGGTTTGGGTCAAGAAAATCGATACTGAACGTGAAAAAGTTAATCTGTCGCTCTTAGCTCCAGATGAAACTAACTGA
- a CDS encoding SPJ_0845 family protein gives MAVKFTKTDDLDKMFEEFAKLPDLTQVTFPDDKDKKEKVEKKNR, from the coding sequence ATGGCTGTTAAATTTACAAAAACGGATGACTTGGACAAGATGTTTGAAGAATTTGCCAAACTTCCTGACTTAACACAAGTCACTTTCCCAGATGACAAAGACAAAAAAGAAAAAGTTGAGAAGAAAAATAGATGA
- a CDS encoding permease produces MTIFQSLPPSILQAGAIFLSIMIEALPFVLIGSLISGLIEVYITPDKVYEFLPRNRWGRIFFGTFIGFLFPSCECGIVPIINRFLEKKVPSYTAVPFLVTAPIINPIVLFATYSAFGNSIKLAFLRALGAIVIALMLGIFLGFFWKEPIQKENHIACHEHDLSHLSPARKVFQVFIQAIDEFFDMGRYLVFGCLFAAIVQVYVPTRILTSISASPVLAILLLMFLAFLLSLCSEADAFIGASLLSSFGLAPVLAFLVIGPMLDIKNLLMMKHYLKARFILQFMGIVTVLVLLYSYMIGVML; encoded by the coding sequence ATGACGATTTTCCAATCTCTTCCTCCTAGCATCTTACAAGCGGGGGCTATTTTTCTCTCCATCATGATTGAAGCCCTTCCTTTTGTCCTGATTGGGAGTCTTATTTCGGGATTGATTGAGGTCTATATCACACCTGATAAAGTTTATGAGTTTCTTCCTCGCAATCGTTGGGGGAGGATCTTTTTTGGTACCTTCATTGGCTTTCTCTTTCCATCCTGCGAATGTGGAATCGTTCCAATTATTAATCGTTTTTTGGAAAAGAAAGTGCCCAGCTACACGGCCGTTCCCTTTCTGGTGACTGCTCCCATCATCAATCCTATCGTTCTTTTCGCTACTTATTCTGCCTTTGGCAATTCAATAAAACTTGCCTTCTTGCGAGCGCTGGGAGCTATTGTGATTGCTTTGATGCTTGGAATTTTCCTAGGATTTTTCTGGAAGGAACCCATTCAGAAAGAGAATCATATCGCTTGCCATGAACATGACTTGTCACACTTGAGTCCTGCTAGAAAGGTCTTTCAGGTCTTTATACAGGCTATTGATGAGTTTTTCGATATGGGGCGTTACTTGGTCTTTGGTTGTCTCTTTGCAGCCATCGTGCAGGTCTATGTCCCGACTCGGATTCTGACCTCTATCAGCGCAAGTCCAGTCCTTGCGATTCTCTTACTCATGTTTCTAGCCTTTCTCCTCTCTCTTTGTAGCGAGGCGGACGCCTTTATCGGCGCTTCTCTCCTCTCGAGCTTCGGCCTAGCGCCAGTCCTTGCCTTTCTGGTCATTGGCCCCATGCTTGATATCAAAAATCTCCTCATGATGAAACACTATCTCAAAGCGCGCTTCATCTTGCAATTCATGGGTATCGTGACAGTGCTTGTCTTGCTTTATTCTTACATGATAGGAGTGATGCTATGA
- the rnc gene encoding ribonuclease III, producing MKELQTVLKKRFAIEFADKNLLETAFTHTSYANEHRLLKISHNERLEFLGDAVLQLLISEYLYKKYPKKPEGDLSKLRAMIVREESLAGFARDCQFDQFIKLGKGEEKSGGRNRDTILGDAFEAFLGALLLDKDVARVKEFIYQVMIPKVEAGDFEMIKDYKTHLQELLQVNGDVDIRYQVTSETGPAHDKVFDVEVLVEGKSIGKGQGRSKKLAEQEAAKNAVEKGLDSCI from the coding sequence ATGAAAGAATTACAAACTGTACTAAAGAAGCGTTTTGCAATCGAATTTGCAGACAAAAACTTACTGGAAACGGCCTTTACTCATACGAGTTATGCCAATGAGCACCGCCTCTTAAAAATTTCACACAATGAGCGCTTGGAATTTTTAGGAGACGCTGTTCTGCAATTATTGATTTCAGAATATCTTTATAAAAAATATCCTAAGAAACCAGAGGGAGATTTGTCTAAACTCCGTGCTATGATTGTCCGTGAGGAGAGTTTGGCTGGTTTTGCGCGTGATTGCCAGTTTGATCAGTTTATCAAGCTAGGAAAAGGAGAAGAAAAGTCTGGTGGGCGCAATCGTGACACCATTCTTGGCGATGCTTTTGAAGCCTTTCTGGGAGCGTTGCTTTTAGACAAGGATGTTGCTAGAGTAAAAGAGTTCATCTATCAGGTCATGATTCCCAAGGTTGAAGCAGGTGACTTTGAAATGATTAAGGATTACAAGACGCACCTTCAAGAGTTACTACAGGTCAATGGAGATGTGGATATTCGCTACCAGGTGACCTCTGAGACGGGGCCTGCCCATGACAAGGTTTTTGATGTAGAAGTTCTGGTTGAGGGCAAGAGTATCGGAAAAGGTCAAGGCCGTTCTAAAAAATTGGCAGAACAAGAGGCCGCCAAAAATGCAGTTGAGAAAGGGCTGGATTCATGTATTTAA
- a CDS encoding ABC transporter ATP-binding protein — protein MIELQHIWKQFGSRIIFSDLNLNFQSGMVYALIGDSGCGKTTLLNMLAKLETFDKGEIIYKGKSLTSLKNEEFYRNELGYLFQNFGLLESQTIRENLELGLIGKKQNKKQEKERLLLQALQAVRLDYLSLNQKIYELSGGEAQRVALAKIILKNPPLVLADEPTASLDPKNSKEIMEILLELRNANRTIIIATHNPSIWKMADQVIHLSQDGKEYT, from the coding sequence ATGATTGAATTACAACATATTTGGAAACAATTTGGTTCTCGTATTATTTTTTCAGACTTGAATCTGAATTTTCAAAGTGGTATGGTATATGCTTTGATAGGAGACAGTGGTTGTGGAAAAACCACTTTGCTCAATATGCTTGCAAAACTAGAGACTTTCGACAAAGGAGAAATCATTTATAAAGGAAAGTCTTTGACTTCTCTAAAAAATGAGGAATTCTATCGTAACGAGCTAGGTTATCTCTTCCAGAACTTCGGACTATTAGAAAGTCAGACCATTCGAGAAAACCTTGAGCTGGGACTGATTGGCAAAAAACAGAACAAGAAACAAGAAAAAGAGAGACTTCTTCTTCAAGCACTACAAGCTGTCAGACTAGATTATCTAAGTCTCAACCAAAAAATCTATGAATTATCTGGTGGTGAAGCTCAACGCGTAGCGCTTGCTAAGATTATCCTGAAAAATCCTCCTTTAGTTTTAGCTGATGAGCCTACCGCCTCGCTAGATCCAAAAAATTCCAAGGAAATTATGGAAATTCTCCTTGAACTTCGTAATGCTAATAGAACAATTATCATCGCAACTCACAATCCTAGTATTTGGAAAATGGCTGATCAGGTAATTCATCTCTCTCAAGATGGAAAAGAATATACTTAA
- the smc gene encoding chromosome segregation protein SMC has protein sequence MYLKEIEIQGFKSFADKTKVVFDQGVTAVVGPNGSGKSNITESLRWALGESSVKSLRGGKMPDVIFAGTESRKPLNYASVIVTLDNEDGFIKDAGQVIKVERHIYRSGDSEYRIDGKKVRLRDIHDLFLDTGLGRDSFSIISQGKVEEIFNSKPEERRAIFEEAAGVLKYKTRRKETESKLQQTQDNLDRLEDIIYELDNQIKPLAKQAENARKFLDLDGQRKAIYLDVLVAQIKENKAELELTEEELTQVQELLTSYYQKREELEEENQSLKKKRQDLQAEMAKDQGSLMDLTSLISDLERKLALSKLESEQVALNQQEAQARLATLEDKRKALSKEKAEKEGNLEQLEESLAENNKELNRLEAELLAFSDDPDQMIELLRERFVALLQEEADVSNQLTRIENELENSRQLSQKQADQLEKLKEQLATAKEKASQQQAELETAKEKVQKLLADYQASAKEQEEQKVSYQAQQSQLFDCLDSLKNKQARAQSLKNILRNHSNFYAGVKSVLQEKARLGGIIGAVSEHLTFDVHYQTALEIALGASSQHIIVEDENAATKAIDFLKRNRAGRATFLPLTTIKARTISSQNQDAIAASPGFLGMADELVSFDKRLEAIFKNLLATTAIFDTVEHARTAARQVRYQVRMVTLDGTELRTGGSYAGGANRQNNSIFIKPELEQLQKEIAEEEASLRSEEESLKILQDEMAVLAERLEAIKSQGEQARIQEQGLYLAYQQTNQQVEELETLWKLQEEELNRLTEGDWQADKEKCQERLTTIASEKQNLEAEIEEIKSNKNAIQERYQNLQEQISQARLLKSELQGQKRYEVTDIERLGKELDNLNLEQEEIQRLLQEKVDNLEKVDTDLLSQQVEEAKTQKTNLQQGLIRKQFELDDIEGQLDDIASHLDQARQQNEEWIRKQTRAEAKKEKVSERLRYLQAQLTDQYQISYTEALEKAHELENLTLAEQEVKDLEKAIRSLGPVNIEAIDQYEEVHNRLDFLNSQRDDILSAKNLLLETITEMNDEVKERFKSTFEAIRESFKVTFRQMFGGGQADLILTEGDLLTAGVEISVQPPGKKIQSLNLMSGGEKALSALALLFSIIRVKTIPFVILDEVEAALDEANVKRFGDYLNRFDKDSQFIVVTHRKGTMAAADSIYGVTMQESGVSKIVSVKLKDLEETVD, from the coding sequence ATGTATTTAAAGGAGATTGAGATTCAGGGATTCAAGTCCTTTGCTGACAAGACCAAGGTCGTCTTTGACCAAGGTGTGACAGCTGTCGTTGGGCCCAATGGTTCTGGGAAGTCAAATATCACAGAAAGTTTGCGATGGGCCTTGGGAGAGTCTAGTGTCAAGAGTCTTCGTGGAGGCAAGATGCCCGACGTTATCTTTGCTGGAACTGAAAGCCGCAAACCACTCAATTATGCCTCTGTTATCGTGACCTTGGACAATGAAGATGGCTTCATCAAGGATGCAGGGCAAGTCATTAAGGTAGAACGCCATATCTATCGTAGTGGAGATAGCGAGTATCGAATTGATGGCAAGAAAGTGCGCTTGCGTGATATTCATGACCTCTTCTTGGATACAGGTTTGGGACGGGATTCCTTCTCCATCATCTCTCAAGGGAAGGTTGAGGAGATTTTTAATTCCAAGCCAGAGGAACGCCGAGCTATTTTTGAAGAAGCTGCTGGAGTTTTAAAATACAAGACTCGTCGAAAAGAAACAGAAAGCAAACTGCAACAAACTCAAGACAATCTCGACCGCTTAGAAGACATTATCTATGAGTTAGACAATCAAATCAAGCCCCTTGCAAAACAAGCCGAGAATGCTCGTAAGTTTCTCGACTTGGATGGTCAACGCAAGGCGATTTATTTGGATGTACTGGTTGCCCAAATCAAGGAAAACAAGGCTGAACTGGAGCTGACCGAGGAAGAACTAACTCAGGTTCAGGAACTTTTGACTAGCTATTACCAAAAACGTGAAGAGTTAGAAGAGGAAAATCAAAGTCTTAAAAAGAAACGTCAGGATCTGCAAGCTGAAATGGCTAAAGACCAAGGGAGCTTAATGGATTTGACTAGTTTGATCAGTGACTTAGAGCGAAAACTAGCCCTATCCAAACTGGAATCTGAGCAAGTTGCCCTTAATCAACAAGAAGCGCAAGCACGTTTGGCGACTCTGGAAGATAAGAGGAAGGCTCTAAGTAAGGAAAAGGCTGAAAAAGAAGGGAATTTGGAACAGTTAGAGGAAAGTCTAGCTGAAAACAACAAGGAACTCAATCGTTTAGAAGCGGAGTTGTTGGCATTTTCAGATGATCCTGACCAAATGATTGAGCTCTTGCGTGAACGTTTTGTGGCTCTTTTACAAGAAGAAGCGGATGTCTCAAACCAGTTGACCCGCATCGAGAATGAACTAGAGAACAGCCGTCAGTTATCTCAAAAACAAGCAGATCAACTTGAGAAACTGAAAGAACAACTGGCTACAGCTAAAGAGAAGGCCAGTCAACAACAGGCTGAGCTTGAAACTGCCAAGGAGAAAGTTCAGAAATTATTGGCAGACTACCAAGCTAGTGCCAAGGAACAAGAGGAGCAGAAAGTTTCTTACCAAGCCCAGCAGAGCCAACTCTTTGATTGTCTAGACAGTCTCAAAAACAAGCAGGCTAGAGCCCAGAGTTTGAAAAACATCCTAAGAAATCATAGTAATTTTTATGCGGGTGTTAAGAGTGTTCTTCAAGAAAAAGCCCGTCTTGGTGGGATCATTGGTGCAGTCAGTGAACATTTGACCTTTGATGTGCATTATCAAACTGCCCTAGAGATTGCGCTTGGAGCTAGCAGTCAGCATATCATCGTAGAAGATGAAAATGCGGCAACCAAGGCGATTGATTTCCTCAAACGTAACAGAGCTGGTCGTGCAACCTTTCTTCCACTGACGACTATCAAGGCTCGTACGATTTCTAGTCAGAATCAAGATGCTATCGCAGCAAGTCCAGGCTTCCTTGGTATGGCTGATGAGTTGGTGTCGTTTGACAAGAGATTAGAAGCCATTTTTAAGAATTTGCTAGCTACGACGGCTATCTTTGACACCGTAGAACATGCGCGTACGGCAGCTCGCCAAGTTCGTTATCAGGTTCGCATGGTGACGCTTGATGGTACCGAATTGCGTACAGGTGGTTCCTACGCGGGTGGTGCTAATCGTCAAAACAATAGTATTTTCATCAAGCCAGAGCTGGAGCAATTACAAAAAGAAATTGCTGAAGAAGAAGCTAGTTTGCGATCAGAAGAAGAAAGTTTGAAGATATTGCAAGATGAGATGGCGGTATTGGCAGAAAGATTAGAAGCTATCAAATCTCAAGGCGAGCAAGCTCGTATTCAGGAGCAAGGTTTGTACCTAGCCTATCAACAAACCAATCAGCAGGTCGAAGAACTGGAAACGCTTTGGAAACTTCAAGAAGAGGAATTAAATCGCCTTACTGAAGGAGATTGGCAAGCGGATAAGGAAAAATGCCAAGAGCGCCTTACTACTATCGCAAGTGAAAAGCAAAATCTAGAAGCTGAGATTGAAGAGATTAAGTCGAATAAAAACGCTATTCAAGAACGATATCAAAACTTGCAGGAACAGATCTCTCAAGCGCGCTTGCTTAAGTCAGAACTGCAAGGACAAAAGCGCTATGAAGTGACTGATATTGAACGCCTAGGTAAGGAATTGGATAACCTCAATCTCGAACAAGAGGAAATCCAACGTCTCCTCCAAGAAAAGGTTGATAATCTTGAGAAGGTTGATACGGATCTGCTAAGTCAGCAGGTGGAAGAGGCCAAAACTCAGAAAACAAACCTCCAACAAGGTTTGATTCGCAAGCAGTTTGAGTTGGATGATATCGAAGGTCAGCTGGATGATATTGCCAGCCATTTGGATCAGGCTCGCCAGCAGAACGAAGAGTGGATTCGTAAACAAACACGTGCTGAAGCTAAGAAGGAAAAGGTCAGCGAACGCTTGCGCTATCTACAAGCTCAATTAACAGACCAGTACCAGATCAGTTACACAGAGGCTCTAGAAAAGGCTCATGAACTGGAAAATCTCACTTTGGCAGAGCAAGAGGTTAAAGATCTTGAGAAGGCTATTCGCTCACTCGGTCCTGTCAATATAGAAGCTATTGACCAGTACGAAGAAGTCCACAATCGTTTGGATTTCCTAAATAGTCAACGAGATGATATTTTGTCTGCGAAAAACCTGCTCCTTGAGACCATCACAGAGATGAATGATGAGGTTAAGGAACGCTTTAAATCAACCTTTGAAGCTATTCGTGAGTCCTTTAAAGTGACCTTTAGACAGATGTTTGGTGGAGGTCAGGCAGACTTGATATTGACTGAAGGCGACCTTTTAACAGCTGGTGTGGAGATTTCTGTTCAACCACCAGGTAAGAAAATCCAGTCTCTCAACCTCATGAGTGGTGGTGAAAAAGCCCTATCGGCTTTGGCCTTGTTGTTCTCTATCATTCGAGTCAAAACTATTCCTTTTGTTATCTTGGATGAGGTAGAGGCGGCACTGGACGAAGCCAATGTCAAACGTTTTGGGGATTACCTCAATCGTTTTGACAAGGATAGTCAGTTTATCGTTGTGACCCACCGTAAGGGAACGATGGCGGCAGCGGATTCTATCTATGGAGTTACCATGCAAGAATCAGGTGTGTCTAAGATTGTTTCGGTTAAGTTAAAAGACTTGGAAGAAACAGTAGACTAG